A genome region from Anopheles stephensi strain Indian chromosome 2, UCI_ANSTEP_V1.0, whole genome shotgun sequence includes the following:
- the LOC118505708 gene encoding sorting nexin-13-like isoform X3 has protein sequence MEFKYASWIALSVAVSINLFGVFWVTTMVIGLVLFLLGFLTILYLQHSDLDKFLDSGLLENPLDEPKSLGLSIVQTESNRNAKAHNQHHPPGAGDSSATGGAGNRRRNFLDAGIELLFKKREPRTGASEPPAKSNTITDHLMHRGHHLHFHQRDHHTILDNSPEGGPAHPMATQPPPNRPSPGEERTRWRPFESIKIHTDKRAAGADHEPDKHRSKKDVGNVSIGEEVSVASTPLSSFKSYLTHPTDILLHHQHRQDTPPGSPRKKKILSGNKPIDKLIHTILDYVVRDFIDSWYTVVSDNRDFSECSIRTSIETLILQICQRVRSVDLLPLMTTRLIDDLAKHTRFYRLATQEVATGANSKKSSTGTDPKRSKLHEKLSPQRRNLKVEGHRRNKSETDLTWQLGNAALQKNVANSRFYSVPADEQSSVDPETMLLHSFFGFCEEYRSECMDPEALNEYLRQVSETVLYFVLPEEDFNCLTLRTLLCNLLANSLLKPMLNTLADPDFINLQIAKQFTKDPPAGEFLLKMIRQSTDLSELRACRQLITKEMDAKYKDSSCSAELASLKYTQKLIDLRISHLQNNKNDFGKTERDKASTNLPQLSLDDILRKELAVFYYLDYLSVLNLQKYVIFYLTAQEWKISTSQCFSEMQVNKSKLSREELLRSIREKASTLYQEYLQPSSPNYLNIDPGLIEALNFRLNDPSIQPENTWFDSICKYIYEKQKNEEVFLNNFYQSVAYKQLLRELDFHSAHDPDLPSLEHLTVFGGLGLQGDSASDTNSGDIRFDETDDDEDAASLTAPTLHGPPITVDIREEHDVRAGLPVLKKPSPSSLFPTTVSTIKHARSHSDCTGMFAAINDLNIEQLRQSSDCSSNDSGNEAPTAVLPTSRRIPAPQLHADEASFQGHTGHHQHHHHQQYKHKLSARIINTAIHCEGHYAVYAIQVHVIEDNHHKSWHIYRRYSKFLELKKLLVKRFPALERVPFPAKKTFQNTQRAVLEHRMEILNRFLAEVCAKAELSEEMMAIIRNFLEPDTDDRKMHGGPVVKTIESLKSGMSKIRNMPDTLVGGISRMFVSKSSLKERSFYDIQDIPTLELKQSEYPALASALNLLDEVFDLQNKSQWLRRGLINRLLGAPWVSHATNKRIIQTASSLLAPDKLEAVLSSILNNVWPEGDRFNPTTPLREDSTRLRTKLAAKISLFALLSDDLKHVVGSVTCNSGLLSFFQMLQNRKLNTRLLLILFNRLLVVILQTENITKHALLSGGPGGTNAGERTNGADDTATATIRIGTPALVCSGSRKASRYS, from the exons ATGGAGTTCAAGTACGCCAGCTGGATAGCGCTCAGCGTCGCTGTGTCGATCAATCTGTTCGGAGTGTTCTGGGTCACGACGATGGTTATCGGTTTGGTGCTATTCTTGCTCGG GTTTCTGACCATACTGTACTTACAGCACAGCGATCTGGACAAATTCCTCGACAGTGGGCTGCTGGAGAATCCACTGGACGAACCTAAATCGTTGGGACTAAGCATCG TGCAAACCGAATCGAACCGTAATGCGAAAGCGCACAACCAGCACCATCCGCCGGGGGCGGGCGATTCGTCCGCGACCGGGGGCGCCGGCAATCGCCGGCGCAACTTTCTCGATGCCGGAATCGAGCTGCTGTTCAAGAAGCGCGAACCGCGCACCGGCGCCAGCGAACCACCGGCCAAGTCAAACACAATCACGGACCACCTTATGCACCGTGGCCACCATTTGCACTTCCACCAACGGGACCATCATACCATTCTAGATAACAGTCCGGAAGGTGGGCCGGCTCATCCGATGGCGACGCAGCCCCCACCCAATCGGCCATCGCCCGGGGAGGAACGTACCCGCTGGAGACCGTTCGAGAGCATTAAAATACACACGGACAAGCGGGCAGCTGGAGCGGACCACGAACCGGACAAGCATCGGAGTAAAAAAGATG TAGGTAATGTTTCCATCGGAGAAGAGGTATCGGTAGCGTCCACGCCACTGTCCTCGTTTAAATCGTACCTCACGCACCCTACGGACATTCTGctgcaccaccagcaccggcaAGACACACCGCCCGGTTCgccgaggaagaaaaagatccTCAGCGGTAACAAACCGATCGACAAGCTGATCCACACGATCCTCGACTACGTGGTGCGTGATTTCATCGATTCCTGGTACACCGTCGTGTCGGACAATCGGGATTTTTCCGAGTGCAGCATACGCACCAGCATCGAAACGCTCATCCTGCAAATCTGCCAACGCGTCCGGTCCGTCGATCTGCTTCCCCTGATGACGACCCGCCTGATCGACGATCTAGCGAAGCACACGCGCTTCTATCGACTAGCCACCCAGGAGGTGGCGACCGGtgccaacagcaaaaaatccTCCACCGGCACGGACCCGAAACGCTCGAAGCTTCACGAGAAGCTGTCTCCCCAGCGGCGCAACCTCAAGGTGGAAGGGCACCGGCGAAACAAGAGCGAAACGGATCTTACCTGGCAGCTGGGCAACGCGGCCCTGCAGAAGAATGTGGCCAACTCCCGGTTCTACAGCGTACCGGCCGACGAGCAGTCGTCGGTCGATCCGGAAACGATGCTCCTACACTCGTTCTTTGGCTTCTGCGAAGAGTACCGCAGTGAGTGTATGGATCCGGAGGCGCTCAACGAGTACCTCAGGCAGGTGTCCGAAACGGTACTGTACTTCGTGCTGCCGGAGGAGGACTTTAACTGCCTAACGTTGCGCACCTTGCTGTGCAATCTGCTCGCGAACAGTTTGCTGAAGCCCATGCTGAACACGCTCGCCGATCCGGACTTTATCAATCTGCAGATTGCGAAACAATTCACCAAGGATCCGCCGGCGGGCGAGTTTCTGCTGAAGATGATCCGCCAGTCGACGGATCTGTCGGAGCTGCGGGCCTGCCGGCAGCTGATTACCAAAGAGATGGACGCAAAGTACAAGGACAGCAGCTGTAGTGCCGAGCTGGCCAGTCTCAAGTACACGCAGAAGCTGATCGATCTGCGAATTAGCCATCTGCAGAACAACAAGAATG ACTTTGGCAAGACGGAACGGGATAAGGCGTCGACGAATTTACCACAGCTCAGCCTGGACGACATACTGCGGAAGGAGCTGGCCGTGTTCTACTATCTGGACTATCTTAGTGTATTAAATCTGCAAAAGTATGTGATATTTTATCTCACCGCTCAAG AATGGAAAATTAGCACCAGCCAATGCTTCTCCGAGATGCAGGTAAACAAGTCGAAGCTGAGCCGGGAGGAGCTGCTGCGAAGCATCCGGGAGAAGGCGAGCACACTGTATCAAGAG TATCTGCAACCCTCCTCGCCGAACTACCTAAACATCGACCCGGGGCTGATCGAGGCGCTCAACTTCCGGCTGAACGATCCGTCCATCCAGCCGGAAAACACGTGGTTCGATTCGATCTGCAAGTACATCTACGAGAAGCAGAAAAACGAGGAAGTGTTCCTGAACAACTTCTACCAGAGTGTGGCCTACAAGCAGCTGCTGCGCGAGCTGGACTTTCACAGCGCGCACGATCCGGACCTGCCGTCGCTCGAGCATTTGACCGTGTTCGGTGGGCTGGGGCTGCAGGGTGATAGCGCAAGCGACACGAACAGCGGCGACATTCGGTTCGACGagacggatgatgatgaggacgcAGCGAGCCTGACCGCGCCCACCCTTCACGGGCCACCGATTACGGTGGACATTAGGGAGGAGCACGATGTGAGGGCTGGCCTGCCGGTGCTGAAGAAACCGTCCCCTTCCAGCCTGTTTCCCACGACCGTCAGTACGATCAAGCATGCCCGTTCGCACAGCGACTGTACCGGGATGTTTGCGGCCATTAACGATCTCAACATCGAGCAGCTCCGCCAATCGTCCGACTGTTCGAGCAACGATTCGGGGAACGAGGCGCCAACCGCCGTGTTGCCCACGAGCAGGCGCATTCCCGCACCACAGCTACATGCGGATGAAGCGAGCTTTCAGGGCCATACGGGacatcaccaacaccaccaccaccagcagtatAAACACAAACTGTCCGCTCGGATCATTAACACGGCGATCCACTGCGAGGGCCACTACGCGGTGTACGCCATCCAGGTGCACGTGATCGAGGACAATCACCACAAGAGCTGGCACATCTATCGGCGCTACTCGAAGTTCCTGGAGCTGAAGAAGCTGCTCGTGAAGCGCTTCCCGGCCCTTGAGCGGGTCCCATTTCCCGCGAAGAAAACGTTCCAAAACACGCAGCGGGCCGTGCTGGAACATCGGATGGAGATACTGAACCGCTTTCTGGCGGAGGTGTGCGCGAAAGCGGAACTGTCCGAGGAGATGATGGCGATCATCCGGAACTTTCTCGAGCCGGACACGGACGATCGCAAGATGCACGGTGGACCGGTGGTGAAGACG ATCGAAAGTCTCAAGTCGGGCATGAGCAAGATCCGCAACATGCCGGACACGCTCGTCGGTGGCATTTCGCGGATGTTTGTGAGCAAGAGCTCGCTGAAGGAGCGCAGCTTCTACGACATCCAGGACATTCCGACGCTCGAGCTAAAGCAGTCCGAGTATCCGGCGCTGGCCTCGGCACTTAACCTGCTGGACGAAGTGTTTGATCTGCAGAACAAATCGCAGTGGTTGCGCCGCGGGCTGATTAACCGGTTGCTCGGTGCGCCCTGGGTTAGTCATGCGACCAACAAGCGCATCATCCAAACGGCCAGCAGTCTGCTTGCGCCGGACAAGCTTGAGGCGGTTCTATCCTCAATATT GAACAACGTTTGGCCGGAAGGCGATCGGTTCAATCCAACCACACCGCTGCGCGAAGACAGTACCCGGCTGCGCACGAAACTGGCGGCCAAAATTTCCCTCTTCGCGCTGCTTTCCGACGATCTGAAGCATGTGGTCGGGTCGGTGACGTGCAACAGCGGTCTGCTGAGCTTCTTCCAGATGCTGCAGAACCGGAAGCTAAACAcccggctgctgctgatccTGTTCAACcggctgctggtggtgatccTGCAGACGGAAAACATAACCAAGCACGCTCTACTATCCGGCGGGCCCGGCGGCACGAACGCAGGTGAACGGACGAACGGGGCGGACGATACGGCAACGGCGACGATACGCATCGGCACACCGGCACTGGTGTGCTCCGGGTCGCGTAAAGCTTCCAGATACTcgtag
- the LOC118505708 gene encoding sorting nexin-13-like isoform X1: MEFKYASWIALSVAVSINLFGVFWVTTMVIGLVLFLLGFLTILYLQHSDLDKFLDSGLLENPLDEPKSLGLSIVCDPKPGNLLLISPNIKVQTESNRNAKAHNQHHPPGAGDSSATGGAGNRRRNFLDAGIELLFKKREPRTGASEPPAKSNTITDHLMHRGHHLHFHQRDHHTILDNSPEGGPAHPMATQPPPNRPSPGEERTRWRPFESIKIHTDKRAAGADHEPDKHRSKKDVGNVSIGEEVSVASTPLSSFKSYLTHPTDILLHHQHRQDTPPGSPRKKKILSGNKPIDKLIHTILDYVVRDFIDSWYTVVSDNRDFSECSIRTSIETLILQICQRVRSVDLLPLMTTRLIDDLAKHTRFYRLATQEVATGANSKKSSTGTDPKRSKLHEKLSPQRRNLKVEGHRRNKSETDLTWQLGNAALQKNVANSRFYSVPADEQSSVDPETMLLHSFFGFCEEYRSECMDPEALNEYLRQVSETVLYFVLPEEDFNCLTLRTLLCNLLANSLLKPMLNTLADPDFINLQIAKQFTKDPPAGEFLLKMIRQSTDLSELRACRQLITKEMDAKYKDSSCSAELASLKYTQKLIDLRISHLQNNKNDFGKTERDKASTNLPQLSLDDILRKELAVFYYLDYLSVLNLQKYVIFYLTAQEWKISTSQCFSEMQVNKSKLSREELLRSIREKASTLYQEYLQPSSPNYLNIDPGLIEALNFRLNDPSIQPENTWFDSICKYIYEKQKNEEVFLNNFYQSVAYKQLLRELDFHSAHDPDLPSLEHLTVFGGLGLQGDSASDTNSGDIRFDETDDDEDAASLTAPTLHGPPITVDIREEHDVRAGLPVLKKPSPSSLFPTTVSTIKHARSHSDCTGMFAAINDLNIEQLRQSSDCSSNDSGNEAPTAVLPTSRRIPAPQLHADEASFQGHTGHHQHHHHQQYKHKLSARIINTAIHCEGHYAVYAIQVHVIEDNHHKSWHIYRRYSKFLELKKLLVKRFPALERVPFPAKKTFQNTQRAVLEHRMEILNRFLAEVCAKAELSEEMMAIIRNFLEPDTDDRKMHGGPVVKTIESLKSGMSKIRNMPDTLVGGISRMFVSKSSLKERSFYDIQDIPTLELKQSEYPALASALNLLDEVFDLQNKSQWLRRGLINRLLGAPWVSHATNKRIIQTASSLLAPDKLEAVLSSILNNVWPEGDRFNPTTPLREDSTRLRTKLAAKISLFALLSDDLKHVVGSVTCNSGLLSFFQMLQNRKLNTRLLLILFNRLLVVILQTENITKHALLSGGPGGTNAGERTNGADDTATATIRIGTPALVCSGSRKASRYS, translated from the exons ATGGAGTTCAAGTACGCCAGCTGGATAGCGCTCAGCGTCGCTGTGTCGATCAATCTGTTCGGAGTGTTCTGGGTCACGACGATGGTTATCGGTTTGGTGCTATTCTTGCTCGG GTTTCTGACCATACTGTACTTACAGCACAGCGATCTGGACAAATTCCTCGACAGTGGGCTGCTGGAGAATCCACTGGACGAACCTAAATCGTTGGGACTAAGCATCG TTTGTGACCCTAAGCCCGGTAATTTGCTGCTCATTTCGCCCAACATCAAAGTGCAAACCGAATCGAACCGTAATGCGAAAGCGCACAACCAGCACCATCCGCCGGGGGCGGGCGATTCGTCCGCGACCGGGGGCGCCGGCAATCGCCGGCGCAACTTTCTCGATGCCGGAATCGAGCTGCTGTTCAAGAAGCGCGAACCGCGCACCGGCGCCAGCGAACCACCGGCCAAGTCAAACACAATCACGGACCACCTTATGCACCGTGGCCACCATTTGCACTTCCACCAACGGGACCATCATACCATTCTAGATAACAGTCCGGAAGGTGGGCCGGCTCATCCGATGGCGACGCAGCCCCCACCCAATCGGCCATCGCCCGGGGAGGAACGTACCCGCTGGAGACCGTTCGAGAGCATTAAAATACACACGGACAAGCGGGCAGCTGGAGCGGACCACGAACCGGACAAGCATCGGAGTAAAAAAGATG TAGGTAATGTTTCCATCGGAGAAGAGGTATCGGTAGCGTCCACGCCACTGTCCTCGTTTAAATCGTACCTCACGCACCCTACGGACATTCTGctgcaccaccagcaccggcaAGACACACCGCCCGGTTCgccgaggaagaaaaagatccTCAGCGGTAACAAACCGATCGACAAGCTGATCCACACGATCCTCGACTACGTGGTGCGTGATTTCATCGATTCCTGGTACACCGTCGTGTCGGACAATCGGGATTTTTCCGAGTGCAGCATACGCACCAGCATCGAAACGCTCATCCTGCAAATCTGCCAACGCGTCCGGTCCGTCGATCTGCTTCCCCTGATGACGACCCGCCTGATCGACGATCTAGCGAAGCACACGCGCTTCTATCGACTAGCCACCCAGGAGGTGGCGACCGGtgccaacagcaaaaaatccTCCACCGGCACGGACCCGAAACGCTCGAAGCTTCACGAGAAGCTGTCTCCCCAGCGGCGCAACCTCAAGGTGGAAGGGCACCGGCGAAACAAGAGCGAAACGGATCTTACCTGGCAGCTGGGCAACGCGGCCCTGCAGAAGAATGTGGCCAACTCCCGGTTCTACAGCGTACCGGCCGACGAGCAGTCGTCGGTCGATCCGGAAACGATGCTCCTACACTCGTTCTTTGGCTTCTGCGAAGAGTACCGCAGTGAGTGTATGGATCCGGAGGCGCTCAACGAGTACCTCAGGCAGGTGTCCGAAACGGTACTGTACTTCGTGCTGCCGGAGGAGGACTTTAACTGCCTAACGTTGCGCACCTTGCTGTGCAATCTGCTCGCGAACAGTTTGCTGAAGCCCATGCTGAACACGCTCGCCGATCCGGACTTTATCAATCTGCAGATTGCGAAACAATTCACCAAGGATCCGCCGGCGGGCGAGTTTCTGCTGAAGATGATCCGCCAGTCGACGGATCTGTCGGAGCTGCGGGCCTGCCGGCAGCTGATTACCAAAGAGATGGACGCAAAGTACAAGGACAGCAGCTGTAGTGCCGAGCTGGCCAGTCTCAAGTACACGCAGAAGCTGATCGATCTGCGAATTAGCCATCTGCAGAACAACAAGAATG ACTTTGGCAAGACGGAACGGGATAAGGCGTCGACGAATTTACCACAGCTCAGCCTGGACGACATACTGCGGAAGGAGCTGGCCGTGTTCTACTATCTGGACTATCTTAGTGTATTAAATCTGCAAAAGTATGTGATATTTTATCTCACCGCTCAAG AATGGAAAATTAGCACCAGCCAATGCTTCTCCGAGATGCAGGTAAACAAGTCGAAGCTGAGCCGGGAGGAGCTGCTGCGAAGCATCCGGGAGAAGGCGAGCACACTGTATCAAGAG TATCTGCAACCCTCCTCGCCGAACTACCTAAACATCGACCCGGGGCTGATCGAGGCGCTCAACTTCCGGCTGAACGATCCGTCCATCCAGCCGGAAAACACGTGGTTCGATTCGATCTGCAAGTACATCTACGAGAAGCAGAAAAACGAGGAAGTGTTCCTGAACAACTTCTACCAGAGTGTGGCCTACAAGCAGCTGCTGCGCGAGCTGGACTTTCACAGCGCGCACGATCCGGACCTGCCGTCGCTCGAGCATTTGACCGTGTTCGGTGGGCTGGGGCTGCAGGGTGATAGCGCAAGCGACACGAACAGCGGCGACATTCGGTTCGACGagacggatgatgatgaggacgcAGCGAGCCTGACCGCGCCCACCCTTCACGGGCCACCGATTACGGTGGACATTAGGGAGGAGCACGATGTGAGGGCTGGCCTGCCGGTGCTGAAGAAACCGTCCCCTTCCAGCCTGTTTCCCACGACCGTCAGTACGATCAAGCATGCCCGTTCGCACAGCGACTGTACCGGGATGTTTGCGGCCATTAACGATCTCAACATCGAGCAGCTCCGCCAATCGTCCGACTGTTCGAGCAACGATTCGGGGAACGAGGCGCCAACCGCCGTGTTGCCCACGAGCAGGCGCATTCCCGCACCACAGCTACATGCGGATGAAGCGAGCTTTCAGGGCCATACGGGacatcaccaacaccaccaccaccagcagtatAAACACAAACTGTCCGCTCGGATCATTAACACGGCGATCCACTGCGAGGGCCACTACGCGGTGTACGCCATCCAGGTGCACGTGATCGAGGACAATCACCACAAGAGCTGGCACATCTATCGGCGCTACTCGAAGTTCCTGGAGCTGAAGAAGCTGCTCGTGAAGCGCTTCCCGGCCCTTGAGCGGGTCCCATTTCCCGCGAAGAAAACGTTCCAAAACACGCAGCGGGCCGTGCTGGAACATCGGATGGAGATACTGAACCGCTTTCTGGCGGAGGTGTGCGCGAAAGCGGAACTGTCCGAGGAGATGATGGCGATCATCCGGAACTTTCTCGAGCCGGACACGGACGATCGCAAGATGCACGGTGGACCGGTGGTGAAGACG ATCGAAAGTCTCAAGTCGGGCATGAGCAAGATCCGCAACATGCCGGACACGCTCGTCGGTGGCATTTCGCGGATGTTTGTGAGCAAGAGCTCGCTGAAGGAGCGCAGCTTCTACGACATCCAGGACATTCCGACGCTCGAGCTAAAGCAGTCCGAGTATCCGGCGCTGGCCTCGGCACTTAACCTGCTGGACGAAGTGTTTGATCTGCAGAACAAATCGCAGTGGTTGCGCCGCGGGCTGATTAACCGGTTGCTCGGTGCGCCCTGGGTTAGTCATGCGACCAACAAGCGCATCATCCAAACGGCCAGCAGTCTGCTTGCGCCGGACAAGCTTGAGGCGGTTCTATCCTCAATATT GAACAACGTTTGGCCGGAAGGCGATCGGTTCAATCCAACCACACCGCTGCGCGAAGACAGTACCCGGCTGCGCACGAAACTGGCGGCCAAAATTTCCCTCTTCGCGCTGCTTTCCGACGATCTGAAGCATGTGGTCGGGTCGGTGACGTGCAACAGCGGTCTGCTGAGCTTCTTCCAGATGCTGCAGAACCGGAAGCTAAACAcccggctgctgctgatccTGTTCAACcggctgctggtggtgatccTGCAGACGGAAAACATAACCAAGCACGCTCTACTATCCGGCGGGCCCGGCGGCACGAACGCAGGTGAACGGACGAACGGGGCGGACGATACGGCAACGGCGACGATACGCATCGGCACACCGGCACTGGTGTGCTCCGGGTCGCGTAAAGCTTCCAGATACTcgtag